In one Candidatus Polarisedimenticolaceae bacterium genomic region, the following are encoded:
- a CDS encoding SMP-30/gluconolactonase/LRE family protein codes for MKRRHLRHLSIVIIVCCIQATASAARAEEVTVVANVLGPEGPLFVNGNLYYVAWTSSTLSKWDGKTATVLNNLRGCSHNGLALTKQKTFLVACTDEKGAILELDMAGRQLRRWDADDKGRKFIGGINDIVVARDGGAYATVFGHYEATPTGVTGKILHLAAGGTKWVEVANDLNYANGVGISPDQRTLYVSETVGNGILKFHVNADGSLSDRSNFALLNLLVPNKNESWWLGPDSMKIDGKGNLYVAQWFGGKILKISPQGKLLHVFPIAAGDGTTNVAFGPGDKELYVTVVEDPNDAQANGRIVKIPNVD; via the coding sequence ATGAAACGACGCCATCTGAGGCATCTGTCGATCGTCATCATCGTCTGTTGCATTCAGGCGACCGCATCCGCGGCCCGCGCCGAAGAGGTCACCGTCGTCGCCAATGTGCTCGGCCCGGAAGGGCCGCTCTTCGTCAACGGCAACCTCTATTACGTCGCATGGACGTCGAGCACGCTGTCGAAATGGGACGGCAAGACGGCGACCGTCCTCAACAACCTGAGAGGCTGCAGCCACAACGGGCTGGCCCTCACCAAGCAGAAAACCTTCCTCGTGGCCTGCACCGACGAGAAGGGCGCGATCCTCGAGCTCGACATGGCCGGAAGGCAGCTCCGGCGATGGGACGCGGATGACAAGGGCCGCAAATTCATCGGCGGCATCAACGACATCGTCGTCGCGCGCGACGGCGGCGCCTACGCCACGGTGTTCGGCCACTACGAGGCCACACCGACCGGGGTGACGGGCAAGATCCTTCACCTCGCAGCAGGCGGTACCAAGTGGGTCGAGGTGGCGAACGATCTCAACTACGCCAACGGCGTCGGTATCTCGCCCGATCAGCGGACGCTCTACGTCAGCGAGACGGTGGGGAACGGCATCCTCAAGTTCCACGTCAACGCCGACGGCTCGCTAAGCGACCGCTCGAACTTCGCTCTGCTGAACCTGCTGGTGCCGAACAAGAACGAGAGCTGGTGGCTCGGGCCCGACAGCATGAAGATCGACGGCAAGGGGAACCTCTACGTCGCGCAGTGGTTCGGTGGGAAGATCCTGAAGATCTCCCCCCAGGGCAAGCTGCTGCACGTGTTCCCGATCGCCGCCGGCGACGGCACGACCAACGTCGCGTTCGGTCCCGGCGACAAGGAGCTCTACGTCACCGTCGTCGAGGATCCGAACGATGCGCAGGCCAATGGCCGCATCGTTAAGATTCCCAATGTCGACTGA
- a CDS encoding GNAT family N-acetyltransferase — protein MSTDIPRLETPRLMLRPFEAADGPEVEHLAGAREIADTTLTVPHPYPVGGGAQWIATHSMAWERRHGLALAVCDRSADGVLIGTVSLAMLMAHRHGELGYWIGVPHWGKGYATEAARAVTAFAFEKLGLERVQGRHFTRNVASGRVLQKLGMRLEGVHRSAYVRFGRFEDVAVYAVLASEWSKTS, from the coding sequence ATGTCGACTGACATCCCTCGGCTCGAGACGCCGCGCCTCATGCTTCGGCCGTTCGAAGCGGCTGACGGTCCCGAAGTCGAGCACCTCGCGGGCGCTCGTGAGATCGCCGATACGACGCTGACCGTTCCGCATCCGTATCCCGTCGGCGGAGGAGCGCAGTGGATCGCCACTCACTCCATGGCGTGGGAGCGCCGCCATGGACTCGCTCTCGCGGTTTGCGACCGATCAGCCGACGGTGTGCTGATCGGGACAGTCAGCCTCGCCATGTTGATGGCACACCGGCACGGCGAGCTCGGCTACTGGATCGGCGTCCCGCACTGGGGCAAGGGATACGCGACCGAAGCCGCGCGCGCGGTCACGGCGTTCGCATTCGAGAAGCTCGGCCTCGAGCGCGTACAAGGCCGCCATTTCACCCGCAACGTGGCATCGGGGCGCGTCCTGCAGAAGTTGGGGATGCGCCTCGAGGGTGTTCATCGGAGTGCGTACGTACGATTCGGCCGCTTCGAGGACGTCGCCGTATACGCCGTTCTCGCGTCCGAGTGGAGCAAGACGTCGTGA
- a CDS encoding VOC family protein — MKERFRTLLLATLVIVTGGLVFAADAPKQKVVGIGGLFFKAEHPKELAAWYETNLGISLTPTAMGQEPWHQEAGPTVFAPFKKETKYFGKPEQMWMVNFRVADLKAMMAQLRAAGIKVEEEGSDPSGDFARLEDPEGNPIQLWQPAKAK, encoded by the coding sequence ATGAAGGAGCGGTTCCGCACGTTGTTGCTCGCGACCCTCGTCATCGTCACCGGAGGGCTCGTCTTCGCTGCCGACGCGCCGAAGCAAAAGGTTGTCGGCATCGGTGGTCTGTTCTTCAAGGCGGAGCATCCGAAGGAGCTCGCGGCCTGGTACGAGACGAACTTGGGGATCTCGCTCACGCCGACGGCCATGGGGCAGGAGCCCTGGCATCAGGAAGCGGGGCCGACCGTCTTCGCGCCGTTCAAGAAGGAAACAAAGTACTTCGGCAAGCCGGAGCAGATGTGGATGGTCAACTTCCGTGTCGCCGATCTCAAGGCGATGATGGCGCAGCTCCGAGCGGCGGGGATCAAGGTCGAAGAAGAGGGGAGCGACCCCTCCGGAGACTTCGCCCGGCTCGAGGATCCGGAAGGCAACCCGATCCAGCTCTGGCAGCCGGCGAAGGCCAAGTGA
- a CDS encoding DUF4386 domain-containing protein, whose translation MATSFGEQVHPEGEGTRAGRPRWTPAQVARAAAILNIASGVGAGFSVSALSKIIVRDDVAHTAANLLRFESKFRFGMAAELCALGAFASAMLLVYALFRPVGDRCARAFVALTLMGATIQAADVLTDVAALIFVKGGPDLAALPVASAQALAYTCLRMHSFVYTVALIFMGFGSLCLALLVRRARFLPRLIGWIYPLDGLGILVSGFATLLVPALALRLRPIVPFGTAFVAEASLYFWLLIRGVDEHEWSEQSRAAE comes from the coding sequence ATGGCAACGAGCTTCGGCGAGCAGGTTCATCCGGAAGGAGAGGGTACCAGGGCCGGCCGCCCGAGGTGGACTCCCGCGCAGGTGGCGCGCGCCGCCGCGATCCTCAACATCGCGAGCGGCGTCGGGGCCGGCTTCTCGGTCTCCGCCCTCTCGAAGATAATCGTTCGAGACGACGTCGCTCACACCGCGGCCAACCTCCTGCGCTTCGAATCGAAGTTTCGCTTCGGCATGGCGGCGGAGCTTTGCGCGCTCGGAGCATTCGCGAGCGCCATGCTCTTGGTCTACGCGCTCTTCAGACCGGTAGGCGACCGCTGCGCGCGGGCCTTCGTGGCTCTGACGCTGATGGGCGCCACGATCCAAGCCGCAGACGTGCTCACCGACGTCGCCGCGCTGATCTTCGTGAAGGGTGGGCCCGATCTCGCCGCCCTCCCGGTCGCGTCTGCGCAAGCGCTGGCGTACACGTGCCTGAGAATGCACTCCTTCGTGTACACCGTCGCGCTGATCTTCATGGGTTTCGGATCGCTCTGTCTCGCTCTGCTGGTGCGGCGCGCACGGTTCCTGCCGCGCCTCATCGGTTGGATCTACCCGCTCGATGGACTGGGCATCCTCGTGAGCGGCTTCGCCACCTTGCTCGTACCGGCGCTCGCCCTGCGCCTACGACCGATCGTGCCGTTCGGCACCGCGTTCGTCGCCGAGGCATCCCTCTACTTCTGGCTCCTCATCCGCGGTGTCGACGAGCACGAATGGAGCGAGCAGAGCCGCGCGGCCGAGTGA
- a CDS encoding AraC family transcriptional regulator ligand-binding domain-containing protein — MREPTVIASAPKAFLEFAVARGADRRTVLRRAGVEPADLADADARVPVVRYVAMMEAAIDLCREPALALLYGDEVPAEDLTILPLVAISGRDAEDAREKTNRYAPLALDDGEDRESLELVRLGGKVGLKLASPLYARYRVLTESGVARSVSGARRMMKALGGRAADVAFPDAIHFTYAEPAHRDAYDRVFGVALTFESDMNAIVVDPAFLSLSMPKPFPAAAATLTERAEQLLARLRGPASTQAAVEDALLRGLEHGRVGMEEIARQLGLSRATLLRRLKAEGVTFGAVLERLRRARAVRYLTEEKLTVRQTAQLVGFSDAAAFSRAFKRWTGKSPKRAERD, encoded by the coding sequence ATGCGTGAGCCGACCGTGATCGCGAGCGCGCCCAAGGCGTTTCTCGAGTTCGCCGTGGCGCGGGGCGCGGATCGTCGAACGGTCTTGCGCCGCGCCGGCGTCGAGCCGGCGGATCTGGCGGATGCCGATGCGAGGGTTCCCGTCGTGCGCTACGTCGCCATGATGGAAGCGGCGATCGACCTTTGTCGCGAGCCCGCGCTCGCGCTGCTCTATGGGGACGAGGTGCCGGCGGAAGATCTGACGATCCTGCCTCTGGTCGCGATCAGCGGCCGCGACGCGGAGGACGCGCGCGAGAAGACGAACCGCTATGCGCCGCTCGCGCTCGACGACGGCGAAGATCGAGAGAGCCTGGAGCTCGTCCGGCTCGGCGGTAAGGTCGGCCTGAAGCTCGCCAGCCCGCTTTACGCACGGTATCGGGTGCTCACCGAGTCGGGCGTCGCGCGCTCGGTCTCCGGCGCCCGCCGCATGATGAAGGCCCTCGGCGGCCGCGCGGCCGACGTCGCGTTCCCCGACGCGATCCATTTCACCTACGCCGAACCCGCTCATCGAGACGCGTACGACCGGGTGTTCGGCGTCGCGCTGACTTTCGAGAGCGACATGAACGCGATCGTCGTGGACCCGGCGTTCCTTTCACTGTCGATGCCCAAGCCGTTCCCTGCCGCGGCGGCAACGTTGACCGAACGAGCTGAGCAACTTCTCGCTCGATTGAGGGGACCGGCGTCGACGCAAGCGGCCGTCGAGGACGCCCTGCTCCGGGGCCTCGAGCATGGCCGAGTCGGGATGGAGGAGATCGCCCGTCAGCTCGGTCTCAGTCGAGCGACACTTCTCCGGCGGCTCAAAGCCGAAGGCGTGACTTTCGGCGCAGTGCTGGAAAGGCTTCGTCGCGCACGCGCCGTGCGGTACCTCACCGAAGAAAAACTCACCGTGCGCCAGACGGCGCAGCTCGTGGGCTTCTCGGACGCGGCCGCCTTCTCGCGGGCCTTCAAGCGTTGGACGGGGAAGAGCCCTAAACGAGCGGAGCGCGACTAG
- a CDS encoding helix-turn-helix domain-containing protein — protein MRVHVLAVDGVFDLGLASVLDAFQTANELLEATGLDVEPFQVKTVGVRRRVTTAQGLSVPVHSPDRRTPDCVVVPAIGTKMPAPLEKALARPDVHDAAELLRDYAKRGATMTAACIGTFLMAESGLLNGQRATTTWWLAPLFRRRYPDVALEDSSMIVESGRFVTAGAALGHMDLALWLVRRVSPQLAALTAQYLIVDSRPSQSAYALTDHLVHSDPLVQKFESWARASVARGFSLDRAARAVGSSKRTLARKLQAVLGKSPLEYFQSVRVERAVHLLKTTPASVDEIAARVGYADGVTLRALLRRQLHRGVREIRLGGGG, from the coding sequence ATGAGGGTCCATGTGCTGGCCGTCGATGGCGTTTTCGACCTCGGGCTCGCGTCCGTGCTCGATGCGTTCCAGACGGCGAATGAGCTCCTCGAAGCGACGGGGCTCGACGTCGAGCCGTTCCAGGTGAAGACCGTCGGCGTGCGGCGCCGCGTCACGACGGCTCAAGGCCTCTCCGTTCCCGTCCACTCCCCCGACCGGCGCACGCCCGATTGCGTCGTCGTCCCGGCGATCGGAACGAAGATGCCGGCGCCGCTCGAGAAGGCGTTGGCGCGGCCCGACGTGCACGACGCGGCCGAGCTTCTCCGGGACTACGCCAAGCGCGGTGCGACGATGACCGCCGCGTGCATCGGCACTTTCCTCATGGCGGAGTCCGGCCTCCTGAACGGCCAGCGCGCGACGACCACCTGGTGGCTCGCGCCGCTCTTCCGCCGCCGCTACCCCGACGTCGCGCTCGAGGACTCGAGCATGATCGTCGAGTCGGGCCGTTTTGTGACCGCCGGCGCCGCGCTCGGCCACATGGATCTGGCGCTGTGGCTCGTGAGGCGTGTCAGCCCGCAGCTGGCGGCGTTGACGGCGCAATACCTCATCGTCGATTCGCGGCCGTCACAGTCCGCGTACGCGCTGACCGACCATCTCGTGCACTCCGACCCGCTCGTGCAGAAGTTCGAGTCATGGGCGAGAGCGAGCGTCGCGCGAGGATTCTCGCTCGACCGCGCCGCCAGGGCGGTCGGATCGAGCAAGCGCACGCTCGCTCGGAAGCTTCAAGCCGTCCTCGGCAAGTCACCGCTCGAATACTTCCAGAGCGTGCGGGTCGAGCGCGCCGTCCATCTCTTGAAGACGACGCCAGCGAGCGTCGACGAGATCGCCGCGCGCGTCGGCTACGCCGACGGTGTCACGCTGCGCGCGTTGCTGCGGCGGCAGCTGCACCGGGGCGTGAGGGAGATTCGGCTCGGAGGCGGCGGCTGA
- a CDS encoding antibiotic biosynthesis monooxygenase: MPMLSLFVRMEAKPGMENEVQEFLAQGLQLARQEGTTAVWFALRLGPSTFGVFDAFADEAGRQAHLNGPIAQALMAKAPEMLSSPPVIERIEVLGAKLPKAA, translated from the coding sequence ATGCCGATGCTCAGCTTGTTCGTGCGCATGGAAGCGAAACCGGGGATGGAGAACGAGGTGCAGGAGTTCCTCGCGCAGGGTCTTCAGCTCGCGCGCCAGGAGGGGACGACGGCGGTCTGGTTCGCGCTGCGTCTCGGCCCGTCGACGTTCGGCGTCTTCGACGCGTTCGCCGACGAGGCCGGGCGTCAGGCCCACCTCAACGGACCGATCGCCCAGGCTCTGATGGCGAAGGCGCCGGAGATGCTCTCGTCGCCGCCGGTCATCGAGCGCATCGAAGTGCTCGGCGCCAAGCTCCCGAAGGCCGCGTGA
- a CDS encoding methyltransferase domain-containing protein, which translates to MDAGPVSPRFSSDRFPRSSRYHPEWVAAGVSGGANALWLTEWLTEAIALKPGMRVLDLGCGKASSSIFLRREFDVQVWAADLWFAAEANAQRVVDAGIDGVFAVHAEARSLPFERGFFDTILSIDSFMYYGTDDLYLNYLARFLKPGGIVGIAQTGLMHEIEGDVPEHLRAWWEPSLCCLHSAAWWRRHWERTGIVSVDTADELTDGWRFWLDWQREIAPDNGVEIAAVEADQGRTLGYVRAVGRLRDDTRLDEPIVSIPAEYTKQPLLRD; encoded by the coding sequence ATGGACGCGGGCCCCGTCTCTCCACGATTCTCGAGCGACCGGTTTCCACGCTCGTCCCGGTACCACCCCGAGTGGGTCGCCGCCGGCGTCAGCGGGGGAGCCAACGCGCTCTGGCTCACCGAGTGGCTGACCGAGGCGATCGCGCTCAAGCCGGGAATGCGCGTGCTCGATCTGGGATGCGGGAAGGCGTCGTCCTCGATCTTCTTGCGCCGCGAGTTCGACGTCCAGGTGTGGGCGGCCGACCTTTGGTTCGCCGCCGAAGCGAATGCGCAACGCGTCGTCGACGCCGGCATCGACGGTGTCTTCGCGGTCCATGCGGAAGCGCGGTCGCTTCCGTTCGAGAGGGGCTTCTTCGATACGATCCTATCGATCGATTCGTTCATGTACTACGGCACCGACGATCTCTACCTGAACTATCTCGCGCGGTTCCTGAAGCCGGGAGGCATCGTTGGAATCGCGCAAACCGGCCTCATGCACGAGATCGAAGGCGACGTCCCGGAGCATCTTCGCGCGTGGTGGGAGCCGAGCCTTTGCTGTCTCCATTCGGCCGCGTGGTGGCGCCGCCACTGGGAACGCACGGGCATCGTGTCCGTCGACACGGCGGACGAGCTCACCGACGGTTGGCGCTTCTGGCTCGACTGGCAGCGCGAGATCGCGCCCGACAATGGCGTCGAGATTGCCGCCGTCGAGGCGGATCAGGGCCGCACGCTCGGTTACGTTCGCGCCGTCGGCCGGCTCCGCGATGACACCCGCCTGGACGAGCCGATCGTGTCGATTCCGGCCGAATACACGAAGCAGCCGTTGCTCAGGGACTGA
- a CDS encoding site-2 protease family protein yields MSEPQGPDAERRRIENLRAVLAGPPPPKPAPTVAPAPTETPDAPRSPRTWKTALGGIGATIAMLLGKFKFLGVLAGALKLKTLASMLISIAIYGTQWGLPFATGFVVLILIHELGHVAVLRQEGIPATAPVFIPFVGAFIAMQGRPRDAYVEAKVGIGGPIAGSIAAWITLVAGLVLDKGLLVTLGHAGILLNLFNLVPVSPLDGGRIAGAFTRAFWIGGYALGVVALVLTRSPILLIILVVGLFTLWQRWKNPIPGYDEIPRGKRLAIGLAYAVLVIALAATLPIGMQIHPAAGQV; encoded by the coding sequence GTGAGCGAGCCGCAGGGCCCCGACGCCGAGCGGCGGCGGATCGAGAACCTCCGCGCCGTTCTCGCCGGGCCGCCTCCTCCGAAGCCCGCACCGACCGTCGCGCCTGCGCCGACCGAAACGCCGGACGCGCCTCGCTCGCCGCGAACCTGGAAGACCGCCCTCGGCGGCATCGGCGCGACGATCGCGATGCTCCTCGGCAAGTTCAAGTTCTTGGGCGTCCTCGCGGGCGCGCTGAAACTCAAGACGCTCGCGAGCATGCTGATCAGCATCGCGATCTACGGCACGCAGTGGGGGCTCCCGTTCGCGACCGGATTCGTCGTGCTCATCCTGATTCACGAGCTCGGTCACGTGGCGGTCTTGAGGCAAGAGGGAATTCCCGCGACGGCGCCGGTCTTCATCCCGTTCGTCGGTGCGTTCATCGCCATGCAGGGGCGGCCGCGCGACGCCTACGTCGAGGCGAAGGTCGGGATCGGCGGTCCGATCGCCGGCTCGATCGCGGCGTGGATCACCCTCGTCGCCGGCCTCGTCCTCGACAAGGGGCTCCTCGTGACGCTCGGCCACGCCGGCATCCTGCTCAACCTGTTCAACCTCGTCCCGGTGTCGCCTCTCGACGGTGGCCGGATCGCGGGCGCCTTCACGCGCGCCTTCTGGATCGGCGGCTACGCGCTCGGCGTCGTCGCGCTCGTCCTAACCCGCTCGCCGATTCTGCTCATCATCCTCGTCGTGGGCTTGTTCACGCTCTGGCAGCGCTGGAAGAACCCGATCCCCGGTTACGACGAGATCCCGCGCGGGAAGCGGTTGGCCATCGGTCTCGCGTACGCCGTGCTCGTCATCGCGCTCGCGGCGACGCTCCCGATCGGGATGCAGATCCATCCGGCGGCCGGCCAGGTCTGA
- a CDS encoding DUF2167 domain-containing protein — protein MCTWCLRKVAILFCLLAVTGVLAEEPKGVQMTAEEFEAKLGYQTGTVQLPGGIATIRLPESFRFIGAEGSRRLLTEGWGNPPVATEGVLGMLIPTATSPLSKEGWGVVITFDEDGFVNDDDAAKIDYDKMLSEMQKGMAEANAERKKQGYEAVTLIGWAERPSYDAAAHKIYWAKELAFEGKGKHTLNYNIRILGRRGVLVLNAVSGIDQLPAIRQETQSLLSAVEFNEGHRYADYLPGKDKVAKYGIAGLIVGGVATVAAKAGLFKMLWVGLLAAKKFIFVGIVALFAWLKKLFTKSNEDTTPDPSAPSGS, from the coding sequence ATGTGCACGTGGTGCTTGCGGAAGGTTGCGATTCTTTTCTGCCTCCTTGCCGTGACCGGCGTCCTCGCCGAGGAGCCGAAAGGCGTCCAGATGACGGCCGAGGAGTTCGAGGCCAAGCTCGGCTATCAGACCGGGACGGTTCAGCTCCCAGGCGGCATCGCGACCATTCGGCTGCCGGAGTCGTTCAGGTTCATCGGCGCCGAGGGCAGCCGCCGGTTGCTCACCGAGGGATGGGGCAATCCGCCGGTAGCGACCGAAGGCGTGCTGGGCATGTTGATCCCCACCGCCACGAGTCCGCTTTCGAAAGAAGGCTGGGGCGTCGTCATCACCTTCGACGAGGACGGTTTCGTCAATGACGACGACGCCGCGAAGATCGATTACGACAAGATGCTGTCGGAGATGCAGAAGGGGATGGCCGAAGCGAATGCCGAGCGGAAGAAGCAAGGCTACGAGGCGGTCACGCTCATCGGGTGGGCCGAGCGGCCGTCCTACGATGCAGCGGCGCACAAAATTTACTGGGCCAAGGAGCTGGCGTTCGAGGGCAAGGGGAAGCACACGCTCAACTACAACATTCGCATCCTCGGCCGGCGCGGGGTTCTCGTCCTGAACGCGGTCTCGGGCATCGACCAGCTCCCCGCGATCCGTCAGGAGACGCAGTCGCTCCTGTCCGCGGTAGAGTTCAACGAGGGCCACCGCTACGCGGATTACCTTCCCGGGAAAGACAAGGTCGCGAAGTACGGCATCGCGGGCCTCATCGTCGGCGGTGTGGCGACCGTCGCCGCGAAGGCCGGCCTGTTCAAGATGCTGTGGGTCGGGCTGCTGGCGGCCAAGAAGTTCATCTTCGTCGGCATCGTCGCGCTGTTCGCCTGGCTGAAGAAGCTGTTCACGAAGTCCAACGAGGACACGACGCCCGATCCGTCGGCACCGAGCGGAAGCTGA
- a CDS encoding HAD-IA family hydrolase: MTTRIAHDDGVSAPPLRYGFVLFDVGDTLIGPRASFGAVYARVLGSLGIHRSAEEIEKALRAHWGRINAALTPGVDRYGLYPGGEEEYWRRFVEGTLGDPALAARAVTPLRDAFRDPAAWLVFDDTVPTLRALSEMNVKLGVVSNWDSRLRPLLDSLGLTRWFDTIVVSCEEGIEKPDPRLFLRAVERLGGTPERTLHVGDVPELDEAGATAAGIASVLVDRIGKLPSSHRALSDLSTLPTIVGSR, translated from the coding sequence ATGACGACGAGGATAGCGCACGATGACGGCGTGAGCGCGCCTCCTCTCCGCTACGGGTTCGTCCTCTTCGACGTCGGCGATACGCTGATCGGCCCGCGCGCGTCGTTCGGCGCCGTCTACGCGCGCGTCCTCGGCTCCCTCGGGATCCATCGCTCCGCGGAGGAGATCGAGAAGGCGCTCCGTGCGCACTGGGGCCGGATCAACGCCGCGCTCACGCCCGGGGTAGACCGGTACGGGCTCTATCCCGGTGGCGAGGAGGAATACTGGCGCCGCTTCGTCGAGGGGACGCTCGGTGATCCGGCCCTCGCCGCGCGCGCCGTCACGCCGCTTCGCGACGCCTTTCGCGATCCCGCTGCCTGGCTGGTCTTCGACGACACGGTGCCCACGCTGCGCGCACTGAGTGAGATGAACGTGAAGCTCGGTGTCGTCTCTAACTGGGACTCGAGGCTGCGGCCCCTCTTGGACTCCCTTGGCCTGACACGATGGTTCGACACGATCGTCGTCTCCTGCGAGGAGGGCATCGAGAAGCCGGATCCACGGCTTTTCCTCCGCGCGGTCGAACGCCTCGGAGGAACGCCCGAGCGCACGCTCCACGTCGGCGACGTCCCCGAGCTCGACGAAGCGGGCGCTACGGCCGCGGGAATCGCGAGCGTGCTCGTGGATCGAATAGGAAAGCTGCCGAGCAGCCACCGGGCACTGAGCGATCTCTCGACGCTGCCGACTATTGTCGGGTCACGCTGA
- a CDS encoding PhzF family phenazine biosynthesis protein, producing the protein MSWKIFQVDAFADRPFAGNPAGVCLLEREAPEKWMQAVAAEMNVAETAFLVRRADGAYDLRWFTPTVEVDLCGHATLGSAHVLWEIGALSSSERAVFHTKSGMLSAWREDGMIRMDFPAEHASEAPAPPGLLSGLGVKPVFAGKNRFDWLIEVESEAAVRAVVPALPAIAAVGGRGVIVTARASSSGVDFVSRFFAPAAGVDEDPVTGSAHCALAPYWAAKLGKLALAGYQASRRGGTVHCRALGDRVVLGGTAVTVLRAELL; encoded by the coding sequence ATGTCGTGGAAGATATTTCAGGTCGACGCGTTCGCCGATCGTCCGTTCGCCGGCAATCCCGCCGGGGTGTGCCTGCTCGAGCGTGAAGCGCCGGAGAAGTGGATGCAGGCGGTGGCGGCCGAGATGAACGTCGCCGAGACGGCGTTCCTCGTGCGGCGTGCCGACGGGGCCTACGACTTGCGGTGGTTCACGCCCACGGTCGAGGTCGATCTCTGCGGCCACGCGACCCTGGGCTCGGCGCACGTCCTCTGGGAGATCGGCGCGCTGTCGTCATCGGAGCGCGCGGTCTTCCATACGAAGAGCGGCATGCTTTCGGCGTGGCGCGAGGACGGGATGATCCGCATGGACTTCCCCGCCGAGCACGCCTCCGAAGCGCCGGCGCCTCCCGGCCTGCTCTCGGGCTTGGGCGTGAAGCCGGTTTTTGCCGGCAAGAATCGGTTCGATTGGCTCATCGAGGTCGAGAGCGAGGCGGCGGTACGCGCCGTGGTGCCGGCGCTGCCGGCGATCGCGGCCGTGGGAGGGCGCGGCGTCATCGTCACCGCCAGGGCTTCGTCGAGCGGAGTCGATTTCGTCTCGCGATTCTTCGCGCCGGCGGCCGGGGTCGACGAAGATCCGGTCACCGGGTCGGCACACTGCGCGCTCGCGCCGTACTGGGCGGCGAAGCTCGGGAAGCTGGCGCTCGCCGGCTACCAGGCGAGCCGGCGCGGCGGCACCGTGCACTGCCGGGCCCTGGGCGACCGGGTCGTGCTGGGCGGTACCGCCGTCACCGTGCTGCGCGCCGAGCTGCTCTAG